One genomic region from Reichenbachiella ulvae encodes:
- a CDS encoding capsule assembly Wzi family protein, with protein MKKGLAFCVAVGMSMGAMAQSVYAPLNQDYYHLIDRAEVINGDVSPSIHSSFKPYRRVDIASHVDSLSQFEPNKKYLLTDNWEFVADGEEYARSKKPFLKWFYRSRADMLHVNKEAFQLKVSPVLYLGVGRDENSAGRPFINTRGIELRGQIDQRVGFYSFVGENQAIFPDYVQKYTASNGVVPNEAFWKKYGENGGVDFINARGYITFQATKHIGVQFGHDKNFIGNGYRSMLLSDFAAPSTFLKIQTKVWRIQYTNLFTELVADAPYSSFGSNGTEAFPKKFMTAHHLSINLTDRLNVGVYEAIMFHRGDSTSTAFEWNYLNPIIFYRSIEQYTGSPDNALFGIDFKWNALRQLQIYGQGLLDEMVIGELKANNGWWGNKYSLQLGGKYYNALGIENLDLQAEYNMSRPFTYQHESIFTNYAHYRQPLAHPFGANFHEVVMIGRYQPIRYLYLTAKVILAQRGNDRPNENYGSDVMKDYNSRNGDYGYEIGDSVPSQHVFVDVMASYMLRQNLFIDLRHIYRDVKSDASAMESTTQYTSIALRLNIAARDHSF; from the coding sequence ATGAAAAAGGGTTTGGCTTTTTGTGTAGCAGTGGGCATGTCTATGGGCGCTATGGCTCAGAGCGTATATGCACCGCTCAATCAGGACTATTATCATTTGATCGATCGCGCCGAAGTGATCAATGGCGATGTGAGTCCCAGCATACACAGCAGCTTCAAGCCTTATCGAAGAGTCGATATTGCCAGTCATGTCGATTCCTTATCTCAATTCGAACCCAACAAAAAATACTTGCTGACCGACAATTGGGAATTTGTTGCGGATGGGGAGGAATATGCCAGAAGTAAAAAGCCTTTTCTGAAGTGGTTTTATCGAAGCAGAGCGGATATGCTTCACGTCAACAAAGAAGCCTTTCAGCTGAAGGTGAGCCCTGTTTTGTACCTGGGGGTTGGTAGAGATGAAAACAGTGCGGGTCGGCCCTTCATCAATACACGAGGGATCGAGTTGCGGGGGCAGATAGACCAAAGAGTTGGTTTTTATTCCTTTGTAGGAGAGAATCAAGCTATATTTCCGGACTATGTGCAAAAATATACCGCCAGCAATGGTGTAGTACCCAACGAGGCTTTCTGGAAAAAATATGGAGAGAATGGTGGGGTAGATTTTATCAATGCCCGCGGCTACATCACCTTTCAGGCTACCAAACACATTGGGGTGCAGTTCGGTCATGACAAAAACTTCATTGGTAATGGCTATCGATCTATGCTCTTATCGGATTTTGCGGCACCTAGTACTTTCCTAAAGATCCAGACCAAAGTCTGGCGCATTCAGTATACCAACCTATTCACAGAATTGGTGGCAGATGCTCCTTATAGCTCCTTTGGTTCGAATGGTACCGAGGCTTTCCCGAAAAAATTTATGACTGCTCATCACTTGAGCATTAACCTGACCGATCGATTGAATGTTGGGGTATATGAAGCCATCATGTTTCACAGAGGAGACAGCACCAGCACGGCTTTTGAGTGGAACTATCTGAACCCGATTATTTTCTACCGCTCTATTGAGCAATATACGGGTAGTCCAGACAACGCACTTTTTGGTATTGACTTCAAATGGAACGCACTTCGACAGTTGCAGATATACGGTCAGGGACTTTTGGACGAAATGGTCATTGGCGAGCTCAAGGCCAACAATGGCTGGTGGGGCAATAAATACTCACTGCAGCTGGGTGGGAAGTACTACAATGCATTGGGGATCGAAAATCTGGACCTTCAGGCCGAATACAATATGTCCCGACCTTTTACCTATCAGCACGAATCGATTTTTACCAACTATGCACACTATCGACAGCCGTTGGCTCATCCCTTTGGCGCCAATTTTCACGAAGTGGTCATGATTGGAAGGTACCAGCCGATCCGCTATTTGTATCTGACAGCAAAGGTGATTTTGGCACAACGAGGAAACGACAGGCCTAACGAGAACTATGGGAGTGATGTGATGAAGGACTATAACTCAAGAAATGGAGATTATGGCTATGAAATTGGAGACAGTGTGCCCAGCCAACATGTCTTTGTGGATGTCATGGCGAGCTATATGCTGCGTCAAAATCTATTCATAGATCTGAGGCATATATACAGGGATGTAAAAAGTGATGCTTCTGCCATGGAATCTACTACACAATATACCTCTATCGCGCTTCGTCTGAATATTGCTGCAAGAGACCATAGTTTTTAG
- a CDS encoding sodium/proline symporter, with translation MIVVFALMLLLFAGIGVASSIQKQKNTKDYLLAGQDMQPWLVALSAVATNNSGYMFIGMIGYTYTAGLESVWLMIGWILGDFFGSLLVYGKLRDLSAKYDILSFGSLIANHKGKIIKSIRLLSGIISFVFLSTYAAAQFSAGGKALFVTLELDQWIGVISGAVLVVIYCFSGGIRASIWTDAAQSIVMFIAMGILLYYAVNYMGGWTDTMTSLKEVEVGYMNLFHPSKTLTASVLVAVGWLFAGFGVVGQPHIMVRYMTLDNTNNIRKVRMYYYSWFTGFYALAIGVGLLSRIVLPAKGSFDPELALPMMSMELLPDYLVGIMLAGIFAATISTADSLVISCTSSLSNDIFPQFKNNYNVSKLFTIGITVFAVIIALYGETSVFAIVIYAWAVLGTVFGPVITLRMLGKDLSAGTTLAMMIIGGGVTLTWNFLGWGAIVYEMMPGLIAGFSVYFIARLFNKAE, from the coding sequence ATGATCGTAGTATTTGCCTTAATGCTCCTGCTATTCGCAGGAATCGGAGTAGCCTCTTCTATTCAGAAACAGAAAAACACCAAAGACTATCTTCTAGCTGGACAGGATATGCAGCCCTGGTTGGTAGCCCTGTCTGCAGTAGCCACCAACAACAGTGGTTATATGTTCATCGGTATGATTGGGTATACCTATACCGCAGGCCTGGAATCTGTATGGCTGATGATCGGTTGGATTTTGGGGGACTTTTTCGGTTCCCTGTTGGTTTATGGCAAATTGCGAGACTTGAGCGCGAAATACGACATCCTAAGTTTCGGTAGCCTCATCGCCAATCACAAAGGAAAAATCATCAAGAGCATTCGCTTATTAAGTGGGATCATCAGCTTTGTTTTCTTGAGCACCTATGCTGCGGCCCAGTTTAGCGCAGGGGGCAAAGCCCTATTCGTAACCTTGGAGCTAGATCAATGGATCGGTGTGATATCTGGAGCTGTTTTGGTCGTGATCTATTGTTTTTCTGGAGGTATCCGAGCGTCTATTTGGACGGACGCTGCCCAGTCGATCGTTATGTTTATAGCCATGGGTATATTGTTGTACTACGCGGTGAATTACATGGGTGGCTGGACTGATACTATGACTAGCCTGAAGGAAGTCGAAGTAGGTTATATGAACCTATTTCACCCTAGCAAAACATTGACCGCTTCTGTTCTAGTGGCAGTGGGTTGGTTGTTTGCAGGTTTTGGGGTAGTGGGCCAGCCACACATCATGGTTCGTTATATGACTCTGGACAATACCAATAATATCAGAAAAGTAAGAATGTACTACTACTCGTGGTTCACGGGCTTTTATGCATTGGCTATTGGTGTAGGTTTGTTGTCCAGGATTGTGTTGCCTGCCAAAGGTTCATTCGACCCAGAGCTGGCCTTGCCTATGATGTCGATGGAACTTCTGCCAGACTATTTGGTAGGTATTATGCTCGCAGGGATTTTTGCTGCTACGATATCCACTGCTGATTCATTGGTGATCAGTTGTACCTCTTCCCTTTCGAATGATATTTTCCCTCAATTCAAGAACAATTATAATGTCAGCAAGCTCTTTACGATTGGGATCACGGTCTTTGCTGTGATCATTGCACTCTATGGAGAGACCAGTGTATTTGCCATTGTGATCTATGCCTGGGCGGTATTGGGTACCGTTTTTGGTCCGGTGATTACGCTGCGCATGTTGGGAAAAGACTTGAGTGCGGGTACGACCCTAGCCATGATGATCATAGGCGGAGGAGTCACCTTAACCTGGAATTTCCTGGGCTGGGGAGCCATCGTATATGAAATGATGCCAGGTCTAATAGCTGGTTTTTCAGTGTACTTTATCGCACGGTTGTTCAACAAGGCAGAGTAA